Within Bactrocera oleae isolate idBacOlea1 chromosome 6, idBacOlea1, whole genome shotgun sequence, the genomic segment GGCGTGTTTTCCGGCGAAAATGGTTGGAAGTTGTCAGTCATTGTAATCGATGACATATTTTTGGCAGCATTTTCGCGTTTCTTTAGCGCAATCAATGTCTCTTTACTGATTAGAATGGGTTCCTGATTggtagataattttttatcCTTTTGCTTAGTCGGTTGAACTTCCAAAGGTTTCTGTTCTTGTTTACTTGTGGTGCTTTCTGAAGCTTTCTTTTCATTGTAACTGTGTACGCTTTGCGTGTAGGGTCGCGgagatttatttttagtttgggAGTTTATAATGGCGCAGTTGTTGGAGGCATCGCTAACGACAACTTCTGATATGGTGTGTAAATTGGCATTGTCCAAAACTGTCGTTGCCATTATTTCAGTTTCTATTTGTTTCGGTTCCGAATCAATGGTTTTACAACTAGCCGAATCCATTGTTTTGGTTGTATTTGTAGAACTTTGCTCACACTGCTTTTTCTTCTGCAGCTTTTCTTCACTCTTCAACATATCGAAAATATCATTTGTTGTTATCGCTTTATTGACATTTTCCAAGCACAGACGTTTGGCCGGTGGTTCTTCAAGCGTCGCAGACGTTTCCTGAACTCGGTGCAAATTATTCGGTGAACTTAATTCGTATTCATCTTTATTGGGTTCATCGAGTGTGGGCGTAGAATCACGTTCTTGACGACtaatgttatttatttcaatttcactgATATTCGGTGTATCAATTAAGTTCGGCGAACCTTCCGGTATTTTAATAGGGAAAGCTTGTTGTGAAGCGCTCGACACGGGGTCTATGCGCTCTAAACGGTTGGTTTGACTTTGTATACGTATTATCGGTTGTACAATTATGGGTGCGGGTATAGTAATCATTTCGGTTATTTCAATGGGTGTTGAGGCGCGTTTCGGTGGTTTTGTAACGGTGATTAACTCTTGTGGCGTTATTTTTTCTAAAGCTTCTGCTGCTACAGTGGCTGCAGCAATCGGTTTTAATGCCGGTGTGATGTCATCGAcggtttttgatatattttcatTCAGATTGGTTAATGTTTCGGTTGTCGTGGGTTTGGCAATTGCTTCGGGTACAATGTTATTAGGTGGCGCCGCAGTAATTTTTTCATCGGATACAGTTTGTTCAATAACCAATTCGAGCGCCGGCATGCTGAATACGGTTTGTTTCTGTTCCTCGGCCTTTTTAACGGTAATTGGTGAGAGTGTTATTGTACGTTTCACTGCAGCGACTGCTGTATGTTCTTGCGTATTCTGCGTATTTGTTGTGGGTTCTTCTTTTTTCGGTGTTGAAGTTTTCATCTCCTCAGTCTTTTTGACTTTCCAAAATGGTTTGGGTAGACATTTAGATCTCGAGAATATTTGCAACATATCTGCATTATTTGACGGTGAAGTAGTAGCACTCTTTTGAGAAGCAGTTGGTGTGGATGTTTGATGTGACGACGTGGACTTTTTACGCACTTTCGTTCTTTGTTTTTCGACTTCGTTTATATCCTTGTTATAACTATGATCACAAGCCACCGAATTCGTATTGTGATTGCCGAGCGATTCTATCGAATTTTCGTCTTTCTTATCATTGCTTGTCTCCTCATCGGCTGTGCCGATTGCTGGCGGTGGTGGTGTTTCACACAAATTCGACTCAGCCGAGAACGAATTACTTCTACTCTGAGTTTTATCCAATTCGGGAAAGGCAAACAAATCACTGCCGGCTTCCGATAAAAAGTCCGCAATGGTGAAGCTGCCAACTAAATCGAAACCGGTAGGTGGTACTTCCACCTGATCGAGTGAGCTTATAGTGCCTAGAAAGGTTTCTTGACCAATACCAATTGCATCCTCAGTCGCAGTCACTGTCTTATCAATGATTGCAATGACGTTATTTTCCTGTGCGATTGGCGCACTAGGCGCCACATCACTTCTGACAGCAGCCTCCGCTTGATTAAAGTTGACTGCCGCTTTTGTCGTGGCAAAACTGTCCTGCGACCATTTCTTCGCCGAATTCGTGCCAGATATCATGCAATCAATAGACTGACGCACTTGTTCGAAGAGCATGGCATCCAAGAGATCTGGATATTCGTTATTTATGTTGAGATCGTTGGGTATGTCTATTGAGCTGATGTCGGCTATTGCTGATAGCGAAAAGTTGGCATCCGTCTCCTCTAAGTGCGTATTCAGTTCTTCACCCGCAACGCATTTACCAGTTTCTTCACTTTGTGTCTCTACTTTTCGATTAGCGTTAGCGTTTTGCGAATTTTCTTCGCTGCCTTGTGTAGTCTCCACTTCTAACTCTACGGCAAAATTTGGCGTACCCAAGCCGTCGTGAGAATGCCCAGCATCTGTTTCTTTCAACACTTGCTCCTGCGTTGTTGTATACGTGTGCGTTATATCCGCAATCTGTTCATCTTTTTTAATCAACAAATCGTCAAGACTTAAAATTGGCGCAAAGAATTGCTCGCTTGTGCTATCATCAGCATTGCTACTTTCACTTTCATCGTCTGCAAAGAGCGCATCCGGTACTTTCGCGGAAATCTGCTTAACGCTATTCATTGAACTTCTATTGGAAGATTTGCGCAGCCCTTCTTCTTCGGTGCTTGTTGGCCGTCTCGTTGTTTCTTGTAGATTTGAGTCTGTAGGCGATTTGCTTTTACAGTCTCCCCTCAGCAAATTATTCTTGTTTTCGAGCATTTTTTCCAAAACGCTGTTAATCTTCTCAGCCGTTAAGACATCTAAACGATTTTTGGTCGGGGTTGATTCACTAATAGCATCGGGTTTCTTCGCCTCTGCAACGGTATCATCCATATTTTGTGGCGATTTGCTGGTAAGCGTATCAGGCGTAGAGCTTGCTTCGTCCTTTTTCGAAGTTAACGGTATTTTCGTAAAAGTGGCATTACCTAAAACTATATCAATCGAAGAATCTAAAAGCTGTGCTGTTTTCTGTTCCTCATCGGTCTTCTCCACTTTGCAAACGGCCTCTGTCATTGACTGAGTCTCTTGCTCCTTTTCAGTATCCATAACGGCAGCAGCACTTTCCGAACACGTTATCAAATTCATTTGCTCTTTATCATCTTCGGTGTTTTGCAAACTTTCAGGCGATAGTAATTTTAgctctgcaataatattatcgGTTATGCTGCTAGCGTTATCTTCAGTTACGCAGTCAGCTTTTGAAGGCGTTGCATTTTGTTGAATCTCCTCTTCAAGTGGTACTGCCGTTTCAGCATTTTCAATGTCTTCATTTTTATCTTTATCGTCGTTTATAGCTTCCGCTTCTGCTTCCAgttctttttgattttttgtttttttctgttCGTTACTTAACTCAACAATCTCTTTAATTTGAGCACATTCTTCCAGAGTTGGTATAACATTCTCCgtttctataatattttctgtagattttgaaatttctatttttgcAGCTTTATTCCTTCTCGTTTTATATCTATTGCTACCTGCTGCCTCCGCCACAATTTTCTCAACTATTCGCGTGGCTTTCTTATTTCGTTGCTTTCTGTAACCACGATGTGCGTCTGCCTGCTCGTTTATCTTCGCTTCGGTCAGTATTACATCGCAGGGCTTGAGTATGAACTCTTTCGCATGCCCTCTGTTGTTGTTACTTAAATATGATTCCGCAATATTTATCGGATCTTGGCATGAATCTTCTTCCTCTTTAATGTCGATATCGTCTAATGGTTCGGTTTTTATTTCAGCGTCCAACAAGGTTTGCTTTGGCATTGTTGTAGTTTTCACAGTTGATGGTATGATTGACTCTGCTTCAGCAGGCAAGTTGGCGACTGTGTTTTCTACATCTTCATGATTTAAGACAATCTCTACTCTTGCTAGCGACGATTTTCGACTAACCGTTGTCAGCTTCTTCTTCGGTGATGTTTCTTCGATTGCCCGTTCTTTTGTGCTTGTTGATTCCTTAATTAAAGGTTCATTTTCAATAGATGTATCTGTCTTAGCTGATTCTTCCACCTTAGAGATGGTTTTCAAAGTCGAAGATGTTTCTGCAATGGTTTCTTTTATAGCTGATTCTTCCTCATTTAGCTTCGATTCAATGTTATACAGTTTTTTTGTAGTTAAAGATGAAAGAGGtaactttattttaatgcttGATTTTGCCAATCGGTTCTTGCGTGCCGCCTTAATAGTGGCGTTGGTTCTGGAACCCTTTGTGTTCGCCACAATTTTTTCTAATTGCTCGGATGGGGCGATCGTTTCCTTATTGGATGATGTTTCCGCAAGTAAAGCATCTTTTCTCGGCGACAGTTCCAAAATTGAAGCTGCTTGTAAGTTGGTGAGATCCTTTATGTCGGATATTTCGTTATTATAAGTTGTTTTTTCAATAGCAGCATTTTGTAAAGTTGTGGGTTGCTTATTCGGCGCTTCTTTGGTAGGAGAAAGATCTTTGCCAGTAATAGACAAAGCGGCAGATTTGGTCTTACTTGAAGATTTCGCAAGCCGCTTCTTATTCTCTAACTTTACAGTTATTTTGGCACTAGCATCTTGGTTTTTCGCAGTATCAACATTTTCTACAACTTCTGTATTTTCTATAGACATAGTTTCACTAGACAATTTCTTGACAGAAGACAATTCCTTAACCGAGACATCTTTAAGATTTGTTTGATCATCAGCAGCTGTGTCGTTAGTGGTTGCGAGTTCCGAAAGTTCCGATGAAATATCTCTTTTAAcgaatttcttgtttttgtacgGCGATTTCTCGCGCTGCTTCGTATGAGATGGCTTACCCAAACTTGACTGATGACTATATGTCGCAATAAAGAGCTCAGCATCATTCGTAGATTTGGGAGAATCCAGCTGAACAGCTGATTTTGCTGTATTTGACTCAGTTGTACTAATGTCTAACGCCAATTTAGATTTCTTGTACTTAGTTGGAGATTTTGATAAGACTGAATCGAGTTCTTCACCTTTCTTACATTTTATTGGTGATTCTGGTAAGATTGGATCGATCTCTTCGCCTTTGTTATGTTTAGTTGGTGATTTGGTTACAATCGGATCGACTTTTTCGCCCTTCTTATATTTAGTAGGAGATACTGGTATGATCGGATCGCGTTCTTCGGTATCTGTAAGCGTTGCAGACTGAACTCCACTAATGGTGCTTGCTTTTGATATGTCAGTTGCATAAGATGGCATTTGTATCCGTTTAAGTTTTACTGTAACTTTTCTTGTCTTTATCAATGTCGGTTTCGGATATATTATTTCTGTACTTGCCTTCTTTTCTGCGCTATCTACGGTGTTCTCTCGCTCCTCCTCTTTTTCGACTTCTAACGCTGTTTCTGTATCTACTGCCTCCTTCggtgttattttaaattttattttcgtgcCTTCAACACATACACGACTAACATTTAAAATGGGCTCATTAGACTCTGAaggtttttcattattttccgTGCCTAATGGCTCAACTTCATCGTCGGGCACAATAAAATCTGATCCGACATCTTCAACATCACTTATTGGCGGCGTATCGTATTTCATGCCACGCCTACCATTTTTAATAGACTTTGAAAGTTTCGTCTCTGTTGTGGTCTCACTCTTGCGCCGCGATGTAAGGCGTACCGGATAAATGGGGTTATAATTTTCAGCACATTCACTCTTGAACTCTTCGTTCAGTTCATCCAATTTGTGTGTTAGCGGTTGTTCTTCCTGTTTGATGGCGCCACTTTTTCTTCCacgttttttcttcaaaactggCAATGGCTCGGCTTGATCAGCAAAGCAATCAGTTTCGTCTGCACTCATAACCGTGGCCAATTCGAGTAACCTTCGCTTCACATATTTCTTACCACTAAAAGTGCCAATAAGTAGAGCGCCTTCAGCTTTACGAGATTTCTCAATTTTCTTGGtagatttttttactttcttcaaggttttatgtttttcattcaTCAGTTCTAAAAGATTGTCTTCATCGAAGCGCACTTTCTTTTTCACTATAGCCTCTTCCGTGTTGGTCTTCTTCAAACTTGGTTCCGCAGTTGCTTCCATATTATCCGCTTCTCCATCTCGATTCATTTCCTGCGGCATTTCGACAACCACCTTGTCCTCATTAATATATGTGGAGCTCGCGTACTTATTACGCATATTAATCAGTGTTGTCACAGCTAATATCTCCTCCGAATTGTACTCAGACGGCAAACGCTGGAAGGAGGTACAATCTTCGGAAAGTTCTGGTGCTGTTGGCAATATTTGCTGTTCGCTTTCAATGACATCATCCgatgttttattttgaatgagaTCAGTAGGATCTTCCAGACTTTTACTATCTACATCTTGCTTATTGTATTCATCTTGTACTGTTGCTTCTTCTGTCTCATGCTCAGGCACAGCAATGTCCTCAGCAACTTCAAGGTTCTCTTTAATAACCAATTTGGCGATATTGTCAGCTAGCTCCTCCGCGGTTTTTAACTCGTCAACGCTGTCTAAATCTTTGTTTGAATCGTTGCTGGGACTAACCCGACGCTTAATTCGTATTTTGCTGAACGCGTCCTCCGTTAGTAATCTTTTTTTCAAGTTTCGTATAGCCTTAAGTTTCGATAACTTCTTACCACTATTTGTTGTGCTTTTCTCCATCGCGGCTGTCTTGTGTATTTTCGCTTTCTGTTTAAGTTTCTGTCTTGAACGCATTTTTACAATTTCTGTATCACTTTTATTAACAGTGGCGCACTCTAACAAGGCATCTATCACTATGGGACTCTTATCGTTCTGATCCAAAGAGTTTGTAACGGCTGTTTCACGGTCACATTCTGTCGCATTTAAATCAGTTTCACCCACAGGTGTCATGGTCACTCCTAAATCCTCTGTTATGACAGTACTTTTCACGACATCGATTTGTCCAGACTCAATTTCTGTTGTAGCCTTAGAGTCCATAGTAGACGTACCAATCGCTTCAACTTCGTCGTCTTCATACAAGAATTTTGCCGTTAGTTCGTTTTCAACTTGCACTCCTTCAACATTTCGTGCCTTCTCGTCGGGAATTTCACTTGTAACGCATTCGTTTGATACAATTAAATGGCTCTCTTCTGAGCTGCACTTTTTAAGAGCATCGTATTCGTTTTCCGCCAATTCCACCAATTCAGTTTGAACATTTGAATCTACGTTCTTTTCTAAGACCAAGTCCACTGACTTTTTGTTGTTAGCCAATGCAACCACTTGCTGTTCCATTATCGCACTAATATCATTCTTTCCTTCATCTACCTGCAAATTCGGAACTGAAGTTGTCTCTTGCACTTGCACATCTGCTGTTGAAAATTCATAGCATTCAGAAAGGTTTACTTTAGCCTGAGTCTCTTTTGTAACTTCTTTAACCTCAACAATTTCTTTCTGTTTTTCCTCTGGAATGTTGGCATTTTGATCTGAATCTTGATCGAAGCTTTCAGTTGGCAATACATTATCAAGAGCACACTGATCGGCTGTTACATCGCTAATTGTGTTTAGCAGTATTTCTTGGGATTTGgaacatttgaaattttttgtaaagtcGGCACAGGTTTTCTCAGAATTAACTGTATCAAGTTGCTCCTGCTCTTGTGACTTTTGCGTCTGGTAATTTTCGACCTCACCAACTTCTTTATTTTCGATCTCAGTAGATTGCTTACGCTCCTTCCTCGCAACTTCTTGTGAGCAAGACTTTGCACCGACATTGTTTGTAGCTTCAGACTTTGTTGTTTCTTCGTCtgacaaattttcaataacctCGGTACAAATGGCGCTTGATTTCGTAATTCCATCAATTGTAGAAGCCCAGTTTACTTCTGCTGCCTTTACTGTGTCGCTGTTTTTTATGGTAATTTGTGTTTCGTCTGTTGTTTCTTCTTCACAAGGCAGGATTTCATCAACTGTGCGACTTTCACACCTCTGCTGTTCGTGATATTCAGTAGAATTCTCCAAAAATGTGTCAAGACTTTTATTAACAGCTTCTTCCTCATCAAATTCGTCGACTTTTTCTACCGAAGCCTTAGCATCTAAATCGATTTGGGAATCCACCACCTCAGTTAACTGTTTGTCCTCAACCACATGATCATAACAACTATTCTCTCTCTCTACTATTAAAGTATCAGTTACAACAGCTGCTTCTGCCGATATTATTTCAAGATCGATATTCTCTAGTGTTTTTCCAGTGTCAACGACAGAGTTATTCACCAACTCATCGTTTGTTTTACGAATAGTTTCAATTTCATCCTCAGTTTGCGGGAGCTCCTCAATTATATCCTCCTTCACCAGCTCTTCAATTTCGCTAGAGGCTGGGACAACTATTTCATGAGCTTTCGGTAATGCCGCAACATCTGCAGTTTCGGTACATTCGTCAATTGAGAAGTAAGCGCTCTCTGGTAAATTTGATTCTGAAATTTGGGTTTCTGTAGCTAAAACCGTTTGTTCACCATTATTGTCGGGGGTTGAGTCACTTATTTTAGGGAATTCAGTAGCTGTTAAATCAAGTGCAGATTTTTTGTCGATATCTTCGGATTCATCCACTTCGCTTTCACTTTCTTCAAATTTTGTGGAACTTTccattattgttgtttgttcaGTCTCTCCATTAGTGTCATCTTTCACAGACTCTATTGTATCCAAGGTTATTTCTTCGGGTTTCTTAGGGACTAACAAAGTTGGCGCATGCGATTTTTTAATTGGATCTTCAGTAGTTAACGGCAATGGCTCAGCATCAGCAGTCTCGATTTCCTCTTCAACTGAGCTGTCAAAGTTTTTGTTAGCCACTAGTGCTGGATCACTTGCTTCATTACATTCAATGACTTTAGACCTGACATCTTGCGGTATGGTTATAATATCAGTAGTCTCGGTCTCTTCAgcttcattttcatttaaatcgGGTTTTGTAGAACTTTCCAGTAACGGTGTTTCCCTAATATCATCGTAGTATTGTTTTGTATCATTCACTAATTCCATATTACCTTTTTTGACCCGCTCAATATTATCGTTACTTTTAGTAGCTAATGGGGATGACTGTACCTCAAGCATTTCACAAGATTCTTCAATGGAGCTGTCCGACTTCTGTTTTGTCAACTGTATTTCCGTTCCCGAGTTATCTTCATCAATCAGTCTAGAGACTGGTTCATTTATGTCACAACACTCAATATGTTCTCTTTGCGTACACTCAATGTCAGTAGCCTCGACTTCATCCATTTCACTCTCATTATCTTCGCTTAAGATTTCTTCTGTAATTGGAATGCTCACATTTTCAGGTAACAGTGTTGCTTCAGTCTCCTTTTTAGATTCCATGACATCATTCGCTGTTGGCACTGTAATTACCGTTAACTGTTCATTATCGGTAGCAGTGAGCTCACTCATTTCAGGCGATTCGAGAAGCATTTCTTTCTCCTCCACAATGGGGGTAAGTGATTCTTTATCAGCTTTTGTCACACCTGTGGGTAAGTTTTCGAGATCCTCAACAAAACTGTTTAAGACTTCTAATACTTCTTTGGGAGTCGTCGCTCTCACTAAAATGTTCTTTACTTCACTCTCAAAACAGTTAACGGCATCGGCACTCGTAGTGTGCCGTTCAACATCGTCGATTTCTGTACTGCGCGAAACCGAAGACACCGCTGTAGTTTTGTCAATTTCGTATTGTTCAGCATGCTTCGTTTCATCGGCCACTATTCGAGATTTGAGCTGCGTTTCAGTACCAAGCTCACATTCTTTGGCTTGATTTGTCTCCAGAGTTATTTCTACTTGatgttttgttgtattttcgGTTGTGTTTAAATTCTCGTGTTTGGAAATAATTGATGCTTTCGctaaatttttaacttcatCATCTAAATTGTTTGCTGTTTCAGCTGAATCTTCCAATTCTATATTCGAATCAGTGGTTAAAATATTCAGATGTTCTTGGCTTTCATCCGAAAACTGGTTGTCAACATTCGTGTTTCCAACTTCTAAGATGTCattatttatacttgtagtaagtGTCTCGCCTTCCTCTTGATCCGCATTCATTTCATCTGTTATTTCCTTTGCTTGCATTGATATATTAGCAACATTATCCACATCTTCAATATCGTCTGTGTGCTCTTCTACCATTACCTCAGTAAATCTGTCGGTATTTTCAGCTTTGTCCTTATCTTCTTCATCTAAGTCAGAATTCGAGCTTTCTTCTCCACTTTTAGTCGCAGCAATGTCATTCTCTTGAGAATCCATAAGTGCCAAATCATCCTTTTCCAGACATATAGCTCCATTGGTTTCTTCGTCTGACAATTGATGCTTTTCAAGTTCATTGCTTTCTTCATTTAAGCTTGTTTGTGTGTTATATTGACAGCTCACCGATATCTCAATCTCATCAGAACATATATCTTTCAATATAGCACACTCTTGCGTTATTTCTATATCTTTACTATTCTGTACAGAATCTTTTTTAGCACCGCCTATTAATTCCTGTTTCTcttcataattcaatttatcAAATTGCTGAGTCGCTTCGATTTCTTCATTACTCTTTAGTATATCTGTATTGCCATCCATAGCATCCGCTTTCTCTTCAAAGCTAAGCTGTGTTGATTTTGTGGTTTTAGTTGCGCACCCAGCATCAAGTTCGGAACTAATCTCTTTCCATATATTGTCGTTAGATGCACTTTCAGCACGAACCGTTGTAATAACTTCTTCGGTCTGCTCCGAATTGatattattttgtgttatttgcAGCGTTTGCTTGTCTACTACAGTTACTTCTTTCCCGACTTTGCCGGGATTCACACATAAAACTTCGTCCGAATACTGATTAGATGAAAGGTTTTCAACAATTTTAGCTGATTTAGTTTCCACCACTGCTTGTATgtttgcttcttcttcttcgtctTTGCTAGTGTCGATATCTGAGCTTTTTGTGAGTTCAGGAACTGGCTCACACATAACACTCAACAAGTTCTCATCATTTGTGTGCGTCACGGCTGATTTTGTTGGGGCAGCATCCTCAAATACTTCGCAGTCACTAGCGCTAGCGTTATTTTCGACGTTATGTGCCGCAGT encodes:
- the LOC106618174 gene encoding serine-rich adhesin for platelets isoform X2 — translated: MHRHSPKAITLRTDARHCYRRRTHQTCTHHCHNNSSRITHLPAGCDIQRNRLSSPCRSKRCSCKSLVAKHQSDTSLSCKTLSTKDIISLDSTDDEADKDESENLSNENSNMIIEKRNQSTQPRIVRKIRPTVQTQTTDNRQIHTTIQKTRTCNAHALRHRKMPPKNVDTIVLDSSSEDEERSVATVDAEEVVNNKQKSDKIDDTHTNAQSQQTQQQQAARARLQGVSMPLRCALIGSVAIKPIRKEKHCIPGEVSSTTSHDIIETERLNETPAAVTCSGNSLANNASAYENAREVGTVEILERRELHQPVVMAERCFQPGKLLLGIDYSDDENEEDVAQRSRGNVTAGSDVGADDDISNGCIISMVGGYSKVVEEATSSTEVFQRIQLLENRAAAEALTIVEPAPAVLAGLVERTPNVATVSEDAPTCSRYANSNAANASALKDDTQNEGTKATPQAVEPKNTKSLKISLKDFASANIIGKAKDTPEEVCNAPQSVAPAFISLAEPINEDEQQQNSDPSIKTLSLLLEAPITVNNEKQDASTDLTDNSVESDTAHISAEDDETAAIDQILADIDENLRESHEFNEKYMKVKNAARIKTHNVELNLSEVSANVQNELDLRNTAAHNVENNASASDCEVFEDAAPTKSAVTHTNDENLLSVMCEPVPELTKSSDIDTSKDEEEEANIQAVVETKSAKIVENLSSNQYSDEVLCVNPGKVGKEVTVVDKQTLQITQNNINSEQTEEVITTVRAESASNDNIWKEISSELDAGCATKTTKSTQLSFEEKADAMDGNTDILKSNEEIEATQQFDKLNYEEKQELIGGAKKDSVQNSKDIEITQECAILKDICSDEIEISVSCQYNTQTSLNEESNELEKHQLSDEETNGAICLEKDDLALMDSQENDIAATKSGEESSNSDLDEEDKDKAENTDRFTEVMVEEHTDDIEDVDNVANISMQAKEITDEMNADQEEGETLTTSINNDILEVGNTNVDNQFSDESQEHLNILTTDSNIELEDSAETANNLDDEVKNLAKASIISKHENLNTTENTTKHQVEITLETNQAKECELGTETQLKSRIVADETKHAEQYEIDKTTAVSSVSRSTEIDDVERHTTSADAVNCFESEVKNILVRATTPKEVLEVLNSFVEDLENLPTGVTKADKESLTPIVEEKEMLLESPEMSELTATDNEQLTVITVPTANDVMESKKETEATLLPENVSIPITEEILSEDNESEMDEVEATDIECTQREHIECCDINEPVSRLIDEDNSGTEIQLTKQKSDSSIEESCEMLEVQSSPLATKSNDNIERVKKGNMELVNDTKQYYDDIRETPLLESSTKPDLNENEAEETETTDIITIPQDVRSKVIECNEASDPALVANKNFDSSVEEEIETADAEPLPLTTEDPIKKSHAPTLLVPKKPEEITLDTIESVKDDTNGETEQTTIMESSTKFEESESEVDESEDIDKKSALDLTATEFPKISDSTPDNNGEQTVLATETQISESNLPESAYFSIDECTETADVAALPKAHEIVVPASSEIEELVKEDIIEELPQTEDEIETIRKTNDELVNNSVVDTGKTLENIDLEIISAEAAVVTDTLIVERENSCYDHVVEDKQLTEVVDSQIDLDAKASVEKVDEFDEEEAVNKSLDTFLENSTEYHEQQRCESRTVDEILPCEEETTDETQITIKNSDTVKAAEVNWASTIDGITKSSAICTEVIENLSDEETTKSEATNNVGAKSCSQEVARKERKQSTEIENKEVGEVENYQTQKSQEQEQLDTVNSEKTCADFTKNFKCSKSQEILLNTISDVTADQCALDNVLPTESFDQDSDQNANIPEEKQKEIVEVKEVTKETQAKVNLSECYEFSTADVQVQETTSVPNLQVDEGKNDISAIMEQQVVALANNKKSVDLVLEKNVDSNVQTELVELAENEYDALKKCSSEESHLIVSNECVTSEIPDEKARNVEGVQVENELTAKFLYEDDEVEAIGTSTMDSKATTEIESGQIDVVKSTVITEDLGVTMTPVGETDLNATECDRETAVTNSLDQNDKSPIVIDALLECATVNKSDTEIVKMRSRQKLKQKAKIHKTAAMEKSTTNSGKKLSKLKAIRNLKKRLLTEDAFSKIRIKRRVSPSNDSNKDLDSVDELKTAEELADNIAKLVIKENLEVAEDIAVPEHETEEATVQDEYNKQDVDSKSLEDPTDLIQNKTSDDVIESEQQILPTAPELSEDCTSFQRLPSEYNSEEILAVTTLINMRNKYASSTYINEDKVVVEMPQEMNRDGEADNMEATAEPSLKKTNTEEAIVKKKVRFDEDNLLELMNEKHKTLKKVKKSTKKIEKSRKAEGALLIGTFSGKKYVKRRLLELATVMSADETDCFADQAEPLPVLKKKRGRKSGAIKQEEQPLTHKLDELNEEFKSECAENYNPIYPVRLTSRRKSETTTETKLSKSIKNGRRGMKYDTPPISDVEDVGSDFIVPDDEVEPLGTENNEKPSESNEPILNVSRVCVEGTKIKFKITPKEAVDTETALEVEKEEERENTVDSAEKKASTEIIYPKPTLIKTRKVTVKLKRIQMPSYATDISKASTISGVQSATLTDTEERDPIIPVSPTKYKKGEKVDPIVTKSPTKHNKGEEIDPILPESPIKCKKGEELDSVLSKSPTKYKKSKLALDISTTESNTAKSAVQLDSPKSTNDAELFIATYSHQSSLGKPSHTKQREKSPYKNKKFVKRDISSELSELATTNDTAADDQTNLKDVSVKELSSVKKLSSETMSIENTEVVENVDTAKNQDASAKITVKLENKKRLAKSSSKTKSAALSITGKDLSPTKEAPNKQPTTLQNAAIEKTTYNNEISDIKDLTNLQAASILELSPRKDALLAETSSNKETIAPSEQLEKIVANTKGSRTNATIKAARKNRLAKSSIKIKLPLSSLTTKKLYNIESKLNEEESAIKETIAETSSTLKTISKVEESAKTDTSIENEPLIKESTSTKERAIEETSPKKKLTTVSRKSSLARVEIVLNHEDVENTVANLPAEAESIIPSTVKTTTMPKQTLLDAEIKTEPLDDIDIKEEEDSCQDPINIAESYLSNNNRGHAKEFILKPCDVILTEAKINEQADAHRGYRKQRNKKATRIVEKIVAEAAGSNRYKTRRNKAAKIEISKSTENIIETENVIPTLEECAQIKEIVELSNEQKKTKNQKELEAEAEAINDDKDKNEDIENAETAVPLEEEIQQNATPSKADCVTEDNASSITDNIIAELKLLSPESLQNTEDDKEQMNLITCSESAAAVMDTEKEQETQSMTEAVCKVEKTDEEQKTAQLLDSSIDIVLGNATFTKIPLTSKKDEASSTPDTLTSKSPQNMDDTVAEAKKPDAISESTPTKNRLDVLTAEKINSVLEKMLENKNNLLRGDCKSKSPTDSNLQETTRRPTSTEEEGLRKSSNRSSMNSVKQISAKVPDALFADDESESSNADDSTSEQFFAPILSLDDLLIKKDEQIADITHTYTTTQEQVLKETDAGHSHDGLGTPNFAVELEVETTQGSEENSQNANANRKVETQSEETGKCVAGEELNTHLEETDANFSLSAIADISSIDIPNDLNINNEYPDLLDAMLFEQVRQSIDCMISGTNSAKKWSQDSFATTKAAVNFNQAEAAVRSDVAPSAPIAQENNVIAIIDKTVTATEDAIGIGQETFLGTISSLDQVEVPPTGFDLVGSFTIADFLSEAGSDLFAFPELDKTQSRSNSFSAESNLCETPPPPAIGTADEETSNDKKDENSIESLGNHNTNSVACDHSYNKDINEVEKQRTKVRKKSTSSHQTSTPTASQKSATTSPSNNADMLQIFSRSKCLPKPFWKVKKTEEMKTSTPKKEEPTTNTQNTQEHTAVAAVKRTITLSPITVKKAEEQKQTVFSMPALELVIEQTVSDEKITAAPPNNIVPEAIAKPTTTETLTNLNENISKTVDDITPALKPIAAATVAAEALEKITPQELITVTKPPKRASTPIEITEMITIPAPIIVQPIIRIQSQTNRLERIDPVSSASQQAFPIKIPEGSPNLIDTPNISEIEINNISRQERDSTPTLDEPNKDEYELSSPNNLHRVQETSATLEEPPAKRLCLENVNKAITTNDIFDMLKSEEKLQKKKQCEQSSTNTTKTMDSASCKTIDSEPKQIETEIMATTVLDNANLHTISEVVVSDASNNCAIINSQTKNKSPRPYTQSVHSYNEKKASESTTSKQEQKPLEVQPTKQKDKKLSTNQEPILISKETLIALKKRENAAKNMSSITMTDNFQPFSPENTPEKCAKTITDSKPTAEKIKISLRQRLEDCQGEKSIPITLEKSKNLLSQPNQSNDCQESRNKPVQSKSTHSTAMPTTKYESTYESSAMSVKLTSDEHSSSARSSKAQSKKRQYSTTSPVLTHESPCARSNITVNLNKTNENAKANSQTGITEEEDVRNTPPVKSNLSIKIKDLPIAEAITKSETKNASPSQTSTISPRTRVPPKPILAVVPTLLPQNANRYHPYQKTQTPPHVQNTHKSKAMPQRQSRDSLSVAPEGILNKRKETLKSADKTTTQRIAPTATTLPPSMQSRPTPSHQSSYGTPPTITDLASIKLTAEEEADIARKLAAYRTTLPPAKTYGAHKENQRLVNLHEEKLRLEYAERANRRKAQQLRDTQRLKRKSQSESYQAHFKKFTKHSENPVIQNRSSGAGAVAVAVAANHQHRSKQHPQYIQHHSSRPRTHHEYVNKFGEIEKLVEKEKVAQDTEAKRSVPLTASTAWEPKMPTGDELIELFSKTKKS